Proteins found in one Pseudomonas marvdashtae genomic segment:
- the murC gene encoding UDP-N-acetylmuramate--L-alanine ligase has product MVENRKAMPQPEMRRIRRIHFVGIGGVGMCGIAEVLLNLGYEVSGSDLKASPVTERLESFGAQIFIGHRAENAANADVLVVSSAVNTSNPEVATALERRIPVVPRAEMLAELMRYRHGIAVAGTHGKTTTTSLIASVFAAGGLDPTFVIGGRLNAAGTNAQLGTSRYLIAEADESDASFLHLQPLVAVVTNIDADHMATYDGDFNKLKKTFVEFLHNLPFYGLAVVCLDDPVVREILPLIKRPTVTYGFGEDADVRAINVRQQGMQTFFTVLRPDREPLDVSVNMPGNHNVLNSLATICIATDEGVSDEAIVQGLSGFQGVGRRFQVYGELPVDGGNVMLVDDYGHHPTEVAAVIKAVRGGWPERRLVMVYQPHRYSRTRDLYDDFVQVLADANVLLLMEVYPAGEEPIPGADSRQLCHSIRQRGQLDPIYIERGVDLAPLVKPLLRAGDILLCQGAGDIGGLAPKLLNSPLFAGAIVASSEGKLK; this is encoded by the coding sequence CAAAGCCATGCCACAACCGGAAATGCGCCGTATCCGCCGTATCCACTTCGTCGGGATCGGCGGTGTGGGCATGTGCGGGATTGCCGAAGTGCTGTTGAACCTGGGTTATGAAGTCTCTGGTTCCGACCTGAAAGCTTCCCCGGTCACCGAGCGCCTGGAGTCTTTCGGCGCGCAGATCTTCATCGGCCACCGTGCCGAGAACGCCGCCAACGCCGACGTGCTGGTGGTGTCCAGCGCCGTGAACACCTCCAACCCGGAAGTCGCCACCGCACTGGAGCGCCGCATTCCCGTGGTGCCACGGGCGGAGATGCTGGCCGAGCTGATGCGCTACCGCCATGGCATTGCCGTCGCCGGCACCCACGGCAAGACCACCACCACCAGCCTGATCGCCTCGGTGTTCGCCGCCGGTGGCCTGGACCCGACGTTTGTGATCGGTGGCCGTCTGAACGCCGCGGGCACCAACGCCCAATTGGGCACCAGCCGCTACCTGATCGCCGAAGCCGACGAGAGCGATGCGAGTTTCCTGCACCTGCAACCGCTGGTGGCCGTGGTCACCAACATCGACGCCGATCACATGGCGACCTACGACGGCGACTTCAACAAACTGAAGAAAACCTTCGTCGAATTCCTGCACAACCTGCCGTTCTACGGGTTGGCGGTGGTGTGCCTGGACGATCCGGTGGTGCGTGAAATCCTGCCGCTGATCAAGCGCCCGACCGTGACCTACGGCTTTGGCGAAGACGCCGACGTGCGCGCCATCAACGTGCGCCAGCAGGGCATGCAGACGTTCTTCACCGTGCTGCGTCCCGATCGCGAACCGCTGGACGTGTCGGTGAACATGCCCGGCAACCACAACGTGCTCAATTCCTTGGCCACGATCTGCATCGCCACCGACGAAGGCGTCAGCGATGAGGCCATCGTCCAGGGCCTGTCCGGGTTCCAGGGCGTGGGCCGACGCTTCCAGGTCTACGGCGAATTGCCGGTGGACGGCGGCAACGTGATGCTGGTGGACGACTATGGCCACCACCCGACCGAAGTCGCGGCGGTGATCAAGGCCGTGCGCGGTGGCTGGCCGGAACGGCGTCTGGTGATGGTCTACCAGCCGCACCGCTACAGCCGCACTCGCGACCTGTACGACGATTTCGTCCAGGTGCTGGCCGACGCCAACGTGCTGCTGCTGATGGAAGTCTATCCGGCCGGCGAAGAGCCGATCCCGGGCGCTGACAGCCGCCAGTTGTGCCACAGCATCCGCCAGCGCGGTCAGTTGGACCCGATCTACATCGAGCGCGGCGTGGACCTCGCGCCGCTGGTCAAGCCGCTGCTGCGCGCCGGCGACATCCTGCTTTGCCAGGGTGCTGGTGACATCGGTGGCCTGGCCCCGAAACTGTTGAATAGTCCGTTATTCGCTGGGGCAATCGTGGCCTCCAGCGAGGGGAAACTGAAATGA
- a CDS encoding D-alanine--D-alanine ligase, which produces MTAAYANLVSTLDPKAFGRVAVLFGGKSAEREVSLKSGNAVLLALQSAGVDAFGIDVGDDFLQRLLSEKIDRAFIILHGRGGEDGSMQGLLECLGIPYTGSGILASALAMDKLRTKQVWHSLGIPTPRHAVLASEADCISAATELGFPLIVKPAHEGSSIGMAKVNSLPELTAAWKDASSYDSQVLVEQWITGPEFTIATLRDQVLPPIALGTPHTFYDYDAKYIANDTQYRIPCGLDADKEKQLMDLTAKACEALGIAGWGRADVMQDADGQFWFLEVNTAPGMTDHSLVPMAARAAGLDFQQLVLSILAASVGNQEPRG; this is translated from the coding sequence ATGACTGCTGCCTACGCCAACCTGGTCTCGACCCTGGACCCGAAAGCCTTCGGCCGCGTGGCCGTGCTGTTCGGTGGCAAGAGCGCCGAGCGCGAGGTGTCCCTCAAGTCCGGCAATGCCGTGCTGCTCGCTTTGCAAAGCGCCGGTGTCGACGCGTTCGGTATCGACGTGGGCGACGATTTCCTGCAGCGCCTGCTGAGCGAAAAGATCGACCGCGCGTTCATCATTCTCCACGGTCGCGGCGGCGAAGACGGCAGCATGCAGGGTCTGCTCGAGTGCTTGGGCATCCCTTACACCGGCAGCGGCATCCTCGCTTCCGCCCTGGCGATGGACAAGCTGCGCACCAAGCAGGTCTGGCACAGCCTCGGCATTCCGACGCCGCGTCACGCCGTGCTGGCGAGCGAGGCCGATTGTATTTCGGCGGCGACGGAACTGGGCTTCCCCTTGATCGTCAAACCGGCCCATGAAGGTTCAAGTATCGGCATGGCGAAAGTGAATTCGCTGCCTGAGTTGACCGCCGCATGGAAGGACGCCAGTTCCTACGATTCGCAAGTATTGGTCGAACAGTGGATCACCGGTCCGGAGTTCACCATCGCCACCCTGCGTGACCAGGTGTTGCCCCCGATCGCGTTGGGCACGCCCCACACGTTCTACGACTACGACGCCAAGTACATCGCCAATGACACCCAGTACCGCATTCCCTGCGGGCTGGATGCCGACAAGGAAAAGCAATTGATGGACCTCACGGCCAAGGCCTGTGAGGCGCTGGGTATCGCCGGTTGGGGCCGGGCGGACGTGATGCAGGACGCCGATGGGCAGTTCTGGTTCCTGGAAGTCAATACCGCCCCCGGCATGACCGATCACAGCCTGGTACCGATGGCGGCCCGTGCCGCCGGTCTGGATTTCCAGCAACTGGTGCTGTCGATCCTGGCCGCCAGTGTCGGCAATCAAGAGCCAAGAGGTTAA
- a CDS encoding cell division protein FtsQ/DivIB, translated as MQGASLRHQPSAPGRKPVPRGASRMVAKEPMSARLPKANFGFLKSLFWPVLLVALGFGTYEGAQRLLPYADRPIARINVQGDLSYISQQAVQQRIAPFVASSFFTIDLAGMRTELEQMPWIAHAEVRRVWPDQVSIRLEEQLPVARWGDESLLNNQGQAFTPRELANYEHLPQLFGPQRAQQKVMQQYQVLSQMLRPLGFSIARLELRERGSWFLTTGAGSSGPGIELLLGRGNLVEKMRRFIAIYDKTLKEQITNIARIDLRYANGLAVGWREPVAPTTAEPAVAKN; from the coding sequence ATGCAAGGCGCATCGCTTCGTCATCAGCCATCCGCACCCGGTCGCAAGCCGGTGCCGCGGGGTGCCAGCCGAATGGTGGCCAAAGAGCCGATGTCGGCGCGCTTGCCGAAAGCCAATTTTGGTTTTCTCAAGAGCTTGTTCTGGCCGGTGCTGCTGGTGGCGTTGGGGTTCGGTACGTATGAAGGCGCACAACGCTTGCTGCCTTATGCCGACCGGCCAATCGCCCGGATCAACGTCCAGGGCGACCTGAGCTACATCAGCCAGCAGGCGGTGCAACAGCGGATCGCGCCGTTCGTCGCGTCGAGCTTCTTCACCATCGACCTGGCCGGCATGCGCACGGAGCTGGAGCAGATGCCTTGGATCGCCCACGCCGAAGTGCGGCGGGTGTGGCCCGACCAGGTGTCGATTCGCCTGGAAGAACAATTGCCAGTGGCCCGTTGGGGCGACGAGTCGCTGTTGAACAACCAGGGCCAGGCGTTCACGCCACGGGAACTGGCGAACTACGAACATTTGCCACAACTGTTCGGGCCTCAAAGGGCTCAGCAGAAAGTGATGCAGCAATACCAGGTGTTGAGTCAGATGTTGCGGCCGCTGGGCTTCTCCATCGCACGCCTGGAACTGCGAGAGCGCGGCAGTTGGTTCCTGACCACTGGCGCGGGCAGCTCGGGGCCGGGCATCGAGCTGTTGCTCGGTCGCGGCAACCTGGTGGAAAAGATGCGCCGCTTCATTGCCATCTATGACAAGACGCTCAAAGAACAGATTACGAACATCGCGCGCATCGATCTGCGCTACGCCAACGGCCTTGCTGTTGGCTGGCGGGAACCTGTAGCGCCGACGACGGCCGAACCCGCTGTCGCGAAGAATTAA
- the ftsA gene encoding cell division protein FtsA codes for MANVQSGKMIVGLDIGTSKVVALVGEVADDGTLVIVGIGTHPSRGLKKGVVVNIESTVQSIQRAIEEAQLMAGCRIHSAFVGVAGNHIRSLNSHGIVAIRDREVSSADLERVLDAAQAVAIPADQRVLHTLPQDYVIDNQEGVREPLGMSGVRLEAKVHVVTCAVNAAQNIEKCVRRCGLEIDDIILEQLASAYSVLTDDEKELGVCLVDIGGGTTDIAIFTEGAIRHTAVIPIAGDQVTNDIAMALRTPTQYAEEIKIRYACALAKLAGAGETIKVPSVGDRPPRELSRQALAEVVEPRYDELFTLIQAELRRSGYEDLIPAGIVLTGGTSKMEGAVELAEEIFHMPVRLGVPHGVKGLDDVVRNPIYSTGVGLLMYGLQKQSDGISFSGIGSRDSYSTDEPKAPLFERLQAWVKGNF; via the coding sequence ATGGCAAACGTGCAAAGCGGAAAAATGATCGTCGGTCTGGATATCGGCACTTCCAAGGTGGTTGCGCTGGTAGGCGAGGTCGCGGACGACGGCACGCTGGTCATCGTCGGGATCGGTACACACCCGTCCCGTGGCTTGAAGAAAGGCGTGGTGGTGAACATCGAGTCCACCGTGCAATCGATCCAGCGCGCCATCGAAGAAGCGCAGCTGATGGCCGGTTGCCGGATCCACTCGGCGTTCGTCGGCGTCGCGGGCAATCACATCCGCAGCCTGAACTCCCACGGCATCGTGGCGATTCGTGATCGCGAAGTCAGCTCCGCCGACCTTGAGCGCGTGCTCGACGCAGCCCAAGCGGTGGCGATTCCGGCCGACCAGCGTGTCTTGCACACCCTGCCGCAGGATTATGTGATCGATAACCAGGAAGGCGTGCGCGAGCCGCTGGGCATGTCCGGCGTGCGCCTCGAAGCCAAGGTCCACGTGGTGACCTGCGCCGTGAACGCTGCACAGAACATTGAAAAATGCGTGCGCCGCTGCGGCCTGGAAATCGACGACATCATCCTCGAGCAACTGGCTTCGGCCTACTCGGTGTTGACCGACGACGAGAAAGAACTGGGCGTGTGCCTGGTGGACATCGGCGGCGGCACCACCGACATCGCGATCTTCACCGAAGGCGCGATCCGCCACACGGCCGTGATTCCGATTGCTGGCGACCAGGTGACCAACGACATCGCCATGGCGTTGCGCACCCCGACCCAGTACGCCGAGGAAATCAAGATCCGCTACGCCTGCGCCCTGGCGAAACTCGCCGGCGCCGGTGAAACCATCAAGGTGCCAAGCGTCGGCGACCGTCCACCGCGCGAACTGTCGCGCCAGGCCTTGGCCGAGGTGGTCGAGCCGCGTTACGACGAGCTGTTCACGCTGATCCAGGCCGAGCTGCGCCGCAGCGGCTACGAAGACTTGATCCCGGCCGGCATCGTGCTGACCGGCGGTACGTCGAAGATGGAAGGCGCGGTCGAACTGGCCGAGGAGATTTTCCACATGCCGGTGCGCCTGGGCGTGCCCCATGGCGTCAAGGGCCTGGATGACGTGGTCCGCAACCCGATCTATTCCACCGGCGTGGGCCTGTTGATGTATGGCCTGCAAAAGCAATCCGACGGGATTTCGTTCTCGGGGATCGGCAGCCGTGACAGCTACAGCACCGACGAGCCGAAAGCGCCGCTTTTCGAGCGGCTCCAGGCTTGGGTTAAAGGCAACTTTTAA
- the ftsZ gene encoding cell division protein FtsZ, whose protein sequence is MFELVDNIPASPVIKVIGVGGGGGNAVNHMVKSNIEGVEFICANTDAQALKSIGARTILQLGTGVTKGLGAGANPEVGRQAALEDRERIAEVLQGTNMVFITTGMGGGTGTGAAPIIAEVAKEMGILTVAVVTRPFPFEGRKRMQIADEGIRLLSESVDSLITIPNEKLLTILGKDASLLSAFAKADDVLAGAVRGISDIIKRPGMINVDFADVRTVMSEMGMAMMGTGCASGPNRAREATEAAIRNPLLEDVNLQGARGILVNITAGPDLSLGEYSDVGSIIEAFASEHAMVKVGTVIDPDMRDELHVTVVATGLGAKIEKPVKVIDNTVHTSMASQPQQQVSSRQEAPAVNYRDLDRPTVMRNQAQAGTATAAKMNPQDDLDYLDIPAFLRRQAD, encoded by the coding sequence ATGTTTGAACTCGTAGACAACATCCCCGCTAGCCCGGTTATCAAAGTAATCGGTGTCGGCGGCGGCGGCGGCAACGCTGTCAACCACATGGTCAAGAGCAACATTGAAGGCGTTGAGTTCATCTGCGCCAACACTGATGCCCAGGCGCTGAAATCCATCGGCGCACGGACCATCCTGCAATTGGGCACTGGCGTGACCAAGGGACTTGGCGCTGGCGCCAACCCTGAAGTGGGTCGTCAGGCCGCTCTCGAAGACCGTGAGCGCATTGCTGAAGTCCTGCAAGGCACCAACATGGTGTTCATCACCACGGGCATGGGCGGCGGTACCGGTACCGGTGCGGCGCCAATCATTGCCGAAGTGGCCAAGGAAATGGGGATCCTCACCGTTGCGGTGGTGACTCGTCCGTTCCCTTTCGAAGGCCGCAAGCGTATGCAGATCGCCGACGAAGGTATCCGTCTGCTGTCTGAAAGCGTCGACTCGTTGATCACCATCCCCAACGAGAAGCTGCTGACCATCCTCGGTAAAGACGCAAGCCTCTTGTCGGCTTTCGCCAAGGCTGACGATGTACTGGCCGGTGCCGTTCGCGGTATCTCCGACATCATCAAGCGTCCTGGCATGATCAACGTCGACTTTGCCGACGTACGGACTGTCATGAGCGAAATGGGCATGGCGATGATGGGCACTGGCTGCGCCAGCGGTCCGAACCGTGCACGCGAGGCCACCGAAGCGGCCATCCGCAACCCGTTGCTCGAAGACGTGAACCTGCAAGGTGCGCGCGGCATCCTGGTGAACATCACCGCCGGTCCTGACCTGTCCCTGGGTGAGTACTCCGACGTGGGTAGCATCATCGAAGCCTTCGCTTCCGAGCACGCAATGGTCAAGGTCGGTACCGTTATCGATCCGGACATGCGCGACGAGTTGCACGTTACCGTGGTTGCCACGGGCCTGGGCGCAAAAATCGAGAAGCCGGTAAAGGTCATCGACAATACCGTTCACACCTCCATGGCTTCGCAACCGCAACAACAAGTGTCCTCCCGTCAGGAAGCACCGGCGGTGAACTACCGTGACCTGGACCGTCCGACCGTCATGCGCAACCAGGCCCAGGCCGGTACTGCGACTGCCGCGAAGATGAATCCGCAAGACGATCTGGATTACCTGGACATCCCGGCATTCCTGCGTCGTCAGGCCGATTGA